Proteins encoded by one window of Lacipirellulaceae bacterium:
- the fmt gene encoding methionyl-tRNA formyltransferase, which yields MRLVFLGTGPFAVPTLRTQHEDPQHEVLAVVTRPPRGRRAPIAPMALAAGELGIPLWQPETVNSDEAREQLNGYDAQLLVVCDYGEILKPATLECATLGGINLHGSLLPKYRGAAPVQWAVLNGDEVTGNTVIQMTPGLDAGPILGSDQTEIDPHETAGELEERLAEMGALLVTQVIAQLATDTTEPLEQDASLKCKAPRLTKEHGLIDWSKSAQEIHNQVRALQPWPRAYTHWQVEGGEHQRLIVHKTVVHPESGKGDPGTVLSCEDSLLVATNQGQIELVEVQPAGKRAMAASDFLRGNRLKPGDQFS from the coding sequence ATGCGACTCGTCTTCCTAGGCACCGGCCCCTTCGCCGTCCCCACTCTGCGAACTCAGCACGAGGATCCTCAGCACGAGGTCCTCGCCGTTGTGACTCGTCCTCCGCGAGGCCGCCGTGCGCCGATTGCCCCGATGGCTTTGGCTGCTGGGGAACTCGGTATCCCACTCTGGCAGCCAGAGACCGTTAATTCCGACGAAGCTCGCGAGCAACTCAACGGTTATGATGCTCAGTTACTGGTCGTTTGCGACTATGGCGAAATCCTCAAACCGGCCACGCTCGAATGTGCGACGCTCGGGGGAATCAACCTGCATGGTTCACTACTTCCAAAGTACCGCGGAGCCGCGCCGGTTCAGTGGGCCGTTCTCAACGGGGACGAGGTGACCGGAAATACCGTCATTCAAATGACCCCTGGCTTGGATGCGGGGCCGATCCTGGGTTCTGATCAAACCGAGATCGACCCGCATGAAACGGCTGGCGAGTTGGAGGAACGGCTTGCCGAGATGGGGGCTCTGTTGGTTACCCAAGTAATCGCGCAGTTGGCAACGGACACCACGGAGCCGCTTGAGCAGGACGCCAGCTTAAAGTGCAAAGCTCCGCGCCTCACGAAAGAACACGGCCTGATTGATTGGAGCAAGTCCGCCCAGGAAATTCATAACCAAGTGCGTGCCCTACAGCCCTGGCCCCGCGCCTACACGCACTGGCAGGTCGAGGGGGGAGAGCACCAACGGTTGATCGTCCATAAGACCGTCGTTCATCCCGAGAGCGGAAAGGGCGATCCAGGCACCGTTCTTTCCTGCGAAGATTCCCTGCTGGTCGCCACGAACCAGGGCCAAATCGAACTCGTCGAGGTTCAGCCCGCCGGCAAGCGAGCCATGGCTGCTAGCGACTTTCTACGGGGAAATCGCCTTAAACCAGGAGATCAGTTTTCGTAG
- the def gene encoding peptide deformylase, giving the protein MELQIIHYPHPTLRHKSKPLKRVDAELKNMVAQMFELMYEHEGVGLAANQVDLPYRLFIANATGDSAEKEAECVFINPVLSHGKGSVEGEEGCLSIPDVRAPVIRKEKITIQAYNLKGEEITAEVDGLFSRIVQHETDHLDGTLFIDRLSETHKAEVRDELEEFEIDFDSKRNHNELPTDEQIAARITELERLRT; this is encoded by the coding sequence GTGGAACTCCAGATCATTCATTATCCTCATCCGACGCTACGCCACAAATCAAAGCCGCTAAAGCGGGTGGATGCCGAGCTGAAAAACATGGTCGCCCAAATGTTCGAGCTCATGTACGAACACGAAGGCGTCGGGCTGGCGGCCAATCAGGTCGATTTGCCGTACCGTCTGTTTATTGCCAACGCCACGGGGGACTCGGCAGAGAAAGAAGCAGAGTGCGTTTTCATCAATCCGGTCCTCTCCCACGGGAAAGGTTCCGTTGAAGGCGAGGAGGGTTGCCTCAGCATCCCCGACGTGCGAGCCCCAGTCATTCGCAAAGAGAAGATCACCATCCAAGCCTACAACCTTAAGGGTGAAGAAATCACCGCCGAGGTTGATGGCCTGTTCTCCCGTATCGTCCAGCACGAAACCGACCACTTGGACGGCACGCTCTTCATTGATCGTCTCAGCGAAACCCACAAGGCGGAAGTCCGCGACGAGCTGGAAGAGTTCGAAATTGATTTTGACAGCAAGCGAAATCACAACGAGCTTCCAACCGACGAGCAGATCGCCGCGCGGATTACGGAGTTAGAACGCTTGCGAACATAA